From a single Marinobacter sp. ANT_B65 genomic region:
- a CDS encoding HDOD domain-containing protein, with protein sequence MALAVRLARFFDQQGIAYKERSIDRAPSLDAAVSALGQSRELLIKATLLIDITGIVMVVHRYDSALDIEALQHMTGRHLQPLTAQQIARLFSDCDPGFIPPIGNAYDLPVLLDEGVARAEPVLFSSGTNHSLVEVDGRSLRLAMAGSREGHLAIRVPGSEGVREALTLEEVASKLKKLYRLPPMPALALRILRLTSNTEATARELAELIEFDPSLTAQVMRYARSALFHYPGQINSVQEAVTRVLGFDRVAHIALGIASVRAFDVPRAGILGMDNFWRHSLYCAFLCQRMAPHCGADKGLAYLCGLLHNFGLLLVGHLFPVEFKELNRLREANPEASMQSLEQQVFGLGSEQDIIAVGHGAIGGILLRLWELPDPVVKAAGVHQQSGYQGEHENYVMMVQLANALLKKRGIGDEFNLDDIPVLVQGLGLEPVVIDELVAEINQVAPELDALALSLIT encoded by the coding sequence GTGGCTCTCGCAGTGCGACTGGCGCGGTTCTTCGATCAGCAGGGTATAGCATATAAAGAGCGGTCTATTGATCGGGCTCCAAGTCTCGATGCGGCGGTATCCGCGCTGGGGCAGTCCCGGGAGCTGCTGATCAAGGCGACGCTTCTGATTGATATCACCGGCATAGTGATGGTGGTTCACCGATACGACAGCGCGCTTGATATAGAAGCACTTCAGCACATGACCGGCCGTCATCTGCAACCACTCACCGCGCAGCAGATTGCCCGGTTGTTCAGCGACTGCGATCCGGGCTTCATACCGCCGATAGGCAATGCTTATGATCTGCCTGTGCTGTTGGATGAAGGGGTTGCCCGGGCAGAGCCAGTGCTGTTTTCCAGTGGCACCAATCATTCTCTGGTCGAAGTAGATGGCCGCTCGTTACGCCTGGCAATGGCTGGCTCACGGGAAGGGCACCTGGCTATTCGCGTCCCCGGAAGTGAGGGTGTCCGAGAGGCACTGACGTTGGAAGAAGTAGCCAGCAAACTGAAAAAACTGTATCGGCTTCCACCGATGCCGGCTCTGGCGTTGCGCATTTTGCGGCTGACCTCCAACACTGAGGCAACGGCCCGTGAGCTGGCAGAGCTGATCGAGTTCGACCCCAGTCTGACTGCGCAGGTTATGCGTTATGCACGTTCGGCTCTGTTCCATTACCCAGGGCAGATCAACTCTGTTCAGGAGGCCGTAACCCGGGTATTGGGGTTTGACCGGGTTGCCCATATCGCTTTGGGTATCGCCTCTGTGCGTGCGTTCGATGTGCCAAGAGCAGGTATTCTTGGCATGGATAATTTCTGGCGACATTCACTGTACTGTGCCTTTCTGTGTCAGCGTATGGCGCCACACTGTGGTGCAGACAAGGGCCTTGCATACCTGTGTGGTCTTTTGCACAACTTTGGTTTACTGCTGGTGGGGCATCTGTTTCCGGTGGAATTCAAGGAGCTCAACCGGCTTCGGGAGGCTAACCCCGAGGCAAGCATGCAATCTCTTGAGCAGCAGGTATTTGGCCTTGGCAGCGAGCAGGATATTATTGCCGTTGGACATGGCGCTATCGGTGGTATTCTGCTCCGGTTATGGGAGTTGCCTGACCCCGTTGTCAAGGCTGCCGGTGTCCATCAGCAATCAGGTTATCAGGGCGAGCATGAGAACTATGTGATGATGGTTCAGCTTGCTAATGCTCTGTTAAAGAAGCGCGGTATCGGCGATGAGTTTAACCTTGATGACATTCCCGTGCTGGTACAAGGGTTAGGGCTGGAGCCTGTCGTTATTGATGAACTGGTGGCTGAAATCAATCAGGTTGCTCCGGAGCTGGATGCTCTGGCGCTGTCACTGATCACCTGA
- the cysM gene encoding cysteine synthase CysM — protein sequence MHFPTIEDYVGHTPLVRLQRLPGDTSNVIMAKLEGNNPAGSVKDRPAIGMIQEAERRGEIQPGDTLIEATSGNTGIALAMAAAIKGYRMVLIMPANMSEERRASMRAYGAEIITVSSDEGMEVARDMALKMQAEGKGKVLDQFSNQDNPLSHYRTTGPEIWEQTGGRVTHFVSSMGTTGTIMGVSRYLKERNPDIRIIGLQPKEGASIPGIRRWPEEYLPSIFDATRVDQVLDIGQQEAEETMRALAEREGIFCGVSSGGAIAAALQLSKQVENAIIVAIICDRGDRYLSTGVFPGA from the coding sequence ATGCATTTCCCCACGATTGAAGATTATGTCGGGCATACGCCTCTGGTTCGGTTGCAGCGTCTTCCGGGCGATACCAGCAACGTAATTATGGCAAAGCTTGAGGGTAATAATCCCGCAGGCTCCGTAAAAGATCGGCCTGCTATAGGGATGATTCAGGAAGCCGAGCGTCGTGGTGAAATTCAGCCAGGTGATACGCTGATTGAAGCGACCAGCGGTAATACGGGTATTGCTCTGGCAATGGCTGCAGCGATCAAGGGTTACCGCATGGTGCTCATTATGCCGGCTAACATGAGCGAGGAGCGCCGGGCATCCATGAGAGCCTACGGTGCCGAAATCATTACGGTCAGTAGTGATGAAGGCATGGAAGTTGCCAGGGATATGGCACTGAAAATGCAAGCTGAAGGCAAGGGCAAGGTGCTTGATCAGTTCAGTAATCAGGATAACCCGTTGTCCCATTACCGAACTACCGGGCCTGAAATCTGGGAACAGACGGGCGGCCGGGTAACCCATTTTGTCAGCTCCATGGGTACCACAGGCACCATAATGGGAGTTTCCAGGTATCTCAAGGAGCGCAACCCCGATATCCGGATCATTGGCCTGCAGCCCAAAGAAGGTGCGTCGATACCAGGTATCCGCCGCTGGCCTGAAGAGTACCTGCCCAGTATCTTCGATGCGACCCGGGTGGATCAGGTGCTTGATATCGGCCAGCAAGAAGCTGAGGAAACCATGCGGGCGCTGGCAGAGCGGGAAGGTATCTTTTGTGGCGTTTCATCCGGTGGTGCCATTGCCGCGGCACTTCAGCTGTCAAAGCAGGTTGAAAATGCAATTATCGTGGCCATTATTTGCGACCGTGGCGACCGTTATTTATCGACCGGTGTGTTTCCCGGCGCCTGA
- the ppc gene encoding phosphoenolpyruvate carboxylase: MTELHPDLRENVRMLGELLGQSIQRQPGRDCFELIEEIRAAAKSDRRQESGSGQRLVNLLGKLRDDELLPVTRAFNQFLNLANLAEQYHGIRRKRDHHSDLMVEPLSGVFDRLKGSGVSAEALHKCVMDLRVEFVLTAHPTEVARRTLIMKYDEMSECLASLDHDDLLPAEREAITERLSRLVAEAWHTDEIRHERPTAIDEAKWGFAVIENSLWQALPRFMGNLDKSLQEATGKGLPLQATPVRIASWMGGDRDGNPNVTHQVTRKVFLLGRWMAADLFLRDIQSLRAELSMWQASDELGAMAGDSREPYRHVLAELRDRLISTRDWAEACINGEPTDTAGILFENNDLTAPLELCYRSLVECGLEYIAQGTLLDTIRRAHTFGLPLIRLDIRQEATRHAEAVAEMVDYLGLGDYLSWPEAERQAFLVRELQGRRPLVPRNWEPSAQVREVLDTCEVIAQQTPEALGSYVISMASKPSDVLSVILLLRESGMKFPMRVVPLFETLDDLRGAPESMAALYEVDWYRDYCKGRQEVMIGYSDSSKDAGQLMAAWAQYQAQERLAQVANRYDVHLTLFHGRGGTVGRGGGPANRAILSQPPGSVNGSFRITEQGEMIRFKFGLPQLAVQSLTLYTSAVIEATLVPPPEPEDNWRDTMDWLTERSLKAYREVVRDNPDFVPYFRQVTPEQALGKLALGSRPARRKASGGVESLRAIPWIFAWTQMRLMLPSWLGSDVALEDAAREGRLPVLREMMQGWPFFRTYVDMLEMVLAKADLRIAGYYEKTLLDDDKLRELGVSLGKRLEGCVRRLLELKEQSELLEDEPVFAHSMRVRNPYTDPLHYLQAELLKRDRESEGKGEVPELVERALKVTMAGISAGMRNTG; the protein is encoded by the coding sequence GTGACTGAACTGCACCCTGATCTCCGCGAAAATGTCCGTATGCTGGGTGAGCTGTTAGGGCAGAGTATCCAGCGCCAGCCTGGGCGGGACTGCTTTGAGCTTATTGAGGAAATCCGGGCTGCCGCAAAATCTGATCGCCGGCAGGAAAGCGGTTCAGGTCAGCGCCTGGTAAACCTTCTTGGCAAGCTGCGCGATGATGAGCTGTTACCTGTTACCAGAGCTTTTAACCAGTTTCTTAACCTTGCGAATCTGGCTGAGCAATATCATGGAATTCGCCGCAAGCGGGATCACCATTCCGACCTTATGGTAGAGCCCCTGAGCGGGGTGTTCGATCGCCTGAAAGGCAGTGGTGTGAGTGCCGAAGCACTGCACAAGTGCGTGATGGACCTGCGTGTAGAGTTCGTGCTGACTGCGCACCCTACTGAAGTTGCGCGACGCACGTTGATCATGAAATACGACGAAATGTCTGAGTGTCTCGCCAGCCTGGATCATGATGATCTTTTACCAGCGGAGCGGGAAGCTATTACGGAGCGTTTGTCGCGTCTTGTAGCAGAAGCCTGGCATACGGATGAGATCCGTCATGAGCGCCCGACGGCGATTGATGAAGCCAAATGGGGTTTTGCTGTCATAGAAAACAGTTTGTGGCAGGCTCTTCCGCGTTTTATGGGTAACCTTGATAAATCGCTTCAGGAAGCGACAGGGAAGGGGTTGCCTTTACAGGCTACACCAGTCCGCATTGCTTCCTGGATGGGCGGCGACCGCGACGGTAACCCGAATGTCACTCATCAGGTGACCCGCAAAGTATTCCTGCTTGGGCGCTGGATGGCTGCAGACCTGTTTCTCCGGGATATCCAGTCGCTTCGGGCAGAACTCTCCATGTGGCAGGCGAGCGATGAGCTAGGTGCCATGGCTGGTGACTCCCGGGAGCCTTACCGGCATGTACTGGCGGAACTCCGGGACAGGCTCATCAGCACGCGGGACTGGGCAGAAGCCTGCATCAATGGTGAGCCAACGGATACAGCCGGTATCCTGTTTGAGAATAACGACCTGACAGCGCCGCTTGAGCTCTGTTATCGCTCATTGGTTGAATGCGGGCTTGAATATATTGCCCAAGGCACCTTGCTGGATACCATTCGCCGCGCTCATACCTTTGGGCTGCCCCTGATTCGCCTGGACATCCGTCAGGAGGCGACCCGCCACGCCGAGGCTGTTGCCGAGATGGTGGATTACCTGGGTCTGGGTGATTACCTGTCCTGGCCGGAAGCCGAGCGTCAGGCATTTCTGGTACGGGAGCTTCAGGGCCGGAGGCCGCTTGTTCCCCGGAACTGGGAGCCTTCTGCCCAGGTGCGAGAGGTATTGGATACCTGTGAAGTAATTGCGCAGCAAACGCCGGAAGCATTGGGCTCCTATGTCATTTCCATGGCCAGTAAGCCTTCCGATGTGCTTAGCGTCATCCTGTTGCTTCGTGAGTCAGGCATGAAGTTCCCCATGCGGGTGGTTCCTCTTTTTGAAACCCTTGACGATCTGCGCGGTGCACCCGAGAGCATGGCAGCATTGTACGAAGTAGATTGGTACCGGGATTATTGTAAGGGACGGCAGGAAGTCATGATTGGCTACTCCGATTCCTCCAAGGATGCCGGGCAGCTTATGGCAGCCTGGGCTCAGTATCAGGCTCAGGAAAGGCTCGCTCAGGTTGCGAACAGGTACGATGTCCATCTGACCCTGTTTCACGGTCGCGGCGGAACCGTGGGCCGTGGCGGCGGCCCTGCGAATCGTGCAATTCTGTCCCAGCCTCCCGGGTCGGTTAACGGCAGTTTCCGTATCACTGAGCAGGGCGAAATGATCCGCTTCAAGTTTGGTCTGCCTCAGCTGGCGGTGCAGAGCCTGACGCTTTATACCTCCGCGGTGATTGAAGCGACTCTGGTGCCGCCACCCGAGCCTGAAGATAACTGGCGTGACACCATGGACTGGCTGACTGAGCGTTCGCTTAAGGCGTATAGGGAAGTTGTCCGGGATAATCCGGATTTTGTACCCTATTTCCGCCAGGTGACACCTGAGCAGGCACTGGGAAAACTGGCCCTGGGAAGCCGGCCAGCGCGCCGTAAGGCTTCTGGTGGCGTCGAAAGCCTGCGGGCAATCCCCTGGATTTTTGCCTGGACTCAGATGCGACTGATGCTGCCGAGCTGGCTGGGTAGCGATGTGGCACTTGAAGACGCGGCCAGAGAGGGACGTCTGCCTGTATTGCGTGAGATGATGCAGGGCTGGCCATTTTTCCGCACCTACGTCGATATGCTGGAAATGGTGCTGGCCAAGGCGGACCTGCGCATCGCCGGTTATTACGAAAAAACCCTCTTGGATGACGATAAGCTGAGAGAGCTTGGCGTCAGTCTGGGTAAGCGACTTGAAGGCTGTGTCCGGCGTCTTCTGGAGCTCAAGGAACAAAGTGAGTTGCTGGAAGATGAACCTGTGTTCGCTCATTCAATGCGGGTACGTAACCCCTATACAGACCCCTTGCATTATCTTCAGGCGGAACTGCTGAAGCGTGACCGTGAGAGCGAAGGCAAGGGTGAAGTGCCGGAGCTGGTAGAACGTGCGCTTAAGGTTACAATGGCAGGAATTTCCGCCGGTATGCGTAATACCGGTTAA
- the mazG gene encoding nucleoside triphosphate pyrophosphohydrolase has translation MSYSIEDLKVLMARLRDPETGCPWDARQTFKSVVPHTLEEAHEVADAIAREDYVNLKDELGDLLFQVIFYSQIGAEEGRFSFDAVVDNLVRKLVRRHPHVFPGGTLESRIDPNNRPDEAWIKESWERIKAGERAQKQAEDVQPATSPSRLDGIARALPAMVRAEKLQKRAARHGFDWPDVSQVFDKLHEEIDELKEAWQAAEAGQGEHDAVEDELGDLLFVCVNLARFMKVNPEQAIGRTNHKFEARFRAIEQVLEREGRSFDAETLEALDKIWQSVKGVEKKSWQQK, from the coding sequence ATGAGCTATTCCATTGAAGACCTGAAAGTTCTGATGGCCCGGCTGAGAGATCCGGAGACTGGCTGCCCCTGGGATGCAAGGCAGACATTCAAAAGTGTTGTGCCGCATACCCTGGAAGAAGCCCACGAAGTGGCAGATGCCATTGCCCGGGAGGACTATGTAAACCTGAAAGACGAATTGGGTGATCTGTTATTTCAGGTAATTTTTTATTCGCAGATAGGGGCCGAGGAAGGCCGCTTCAGTTTCGATGCTGTTGTGGATAATCTGGTGCGTAAGCTTGTGCGTCGTCATCCCCATGTGTTTCCGGGCGGCACGCTGGAAAGTCGTATTGACCCGAACAACCGGCCAGACGAAGCCTGGATAAAAGAGAGCTGGGAGCGTATCAAAGCCGGGGAGAGGGCTCAGAAGCAGGCTGAGGATGTCCAGCCGGCGACATCACCAAGCCGGCTTGACGGGATTGCCCGGGCTCTGCCAGCGATGGTGCGGGCTGAGAAATTACAGAAACGGGCTGCGCGACACGGGTTTGACTGGCCAGACGTCAGCCAGGTGTTCGACAAGCTCCATGAAGAAATCGACGAATTGAAGGAAGCCTGGCAGGCTGCTGAAGCCGGGCAGGGTGAACACGATGCCGTTGAGGATGAGTTGGGTGATTTACTGTTTGTTTGCGTGAACCTTGCTCGCTTCATGAAGGTCAATCCCGAACAGGCGATTGGAAGGACCAACCACAAGTTCGAAGCGCGTTTCCGCGCTATTGAGCAGGTTCTGGAGCGTGAAGGTCGCTCGTTCGACGCAGAAACTCTCGAGGCACTCGACAAGATCTGGCAATCAGTCAAGGGTGTGGAAAAGAAAAGCTGGCAGCAGAAGTAG
- the rlmD gene encoding 23S rRNA (uracil(1939)-C(5))-methyltransferase RlmD: protein MSRRRRKVLPTEPVRCEVEKLSHDGRGIARQDGKIMFVDGALPGETVMAKVVSTRSKFDELRTLEVLTAAPDRQTPPCEFADLCGGCSLQHMSSDAQIGFKEDTLREQFAHFGGIEPEEWIEPMRPESTLGYRRKARMGVRYVKARESVLVGFREKRNSFLTDIDRCVVLDPRIGERVLPLRALLHSMDAYARIPQVEVACGDDTAAMVFRNMDELSSSDRDKLISFGQANDLHVYLQPKGPDTVHRIWPESAGKDDERLSYRLDAFDLTMKFHPMDFTQVNAGINKTMVSRAVEWLDVQPGERVLDLFCGLGNFTLPLARRGAQVVGVEGDDAMVARGRENAELNGLENVSFHGADLHGDFTGQSWAKEGFDKILIDPPRSGAEEICKYLTAFNAKRIVYVSCNPATLARDAGVMAQNGYRLVRAGVMDMFPHTTHVESMALFERDSH from the coding sequence ATGAGCAGACGACGCAGGAAGGTGCTTCCTACGGAACCCGTGCGCTGTGAAGTGGAAAAACTTAGCCATGATGGCCGCGGTATCGCTCGCCAGGACGGCAAGATTATGTTTGTGGATGGAGCATTGCCGGGCGAAACGGTGATGGCCAAGGTTGTATCGACCCGAAGCAAATTTGATGAACTGCGGACGCTTGAGGTGCTTACAGCTGCGCCTGACCGGCAGACGCCTCCTTGCGAGTTCGCGGACCTGTGCGGTGGTTGCAGCCTTCAGCATATGAGCAGCGATGCCCAGATCGGGTTCAAGGAAGACACTTTGCGTGAGCAGTTTGCCCACTTTGGTGGCATAGAGCCTGAAGAGTGGATTGAGCCGATGCGCCCCGAAAGCACGCTTGGATACCGTCGCAAGGCGCGTATGGGCGTGCGTTATGTCAAGGCACGGGAGTCAGTGTTGGTAGGATTTCGTGAAAAGCGTAACAGTTTCCTTACGGATATTGACCGCTGCGTTGTGCTGGATCCTCGCATTGGCGAGCGGGTACTTCCTCTGCGTGCCCTGCTGCACAGCATGGATGCCTATGCCCGTATCCCCCAGGTTGAGGTTGCCTGTGGTGATGATACTGCGGCGATGGTGTTCCGTAACATGGATGAGCTGAGCAGCAGCGACCGGGACAAGCTGATTTCGTTTGGTCAGGCTAATGATCTGCATGTTTATCTGCAGCCCAAGGGGCCGGACACTGTTCACAGAATCTGGCCTGAGTCAGCAGGCAAGGATGATGAACGTCTCAGCTACAGGCTTGATGCGTTTGATCTGACCATGAAGTTTCATCCCATGGACTTTACCCAGGTTAATGCCGGGATCAACAAGACCATGGTAAGCCGGGCTGTGGAATGGCTGGATGTGCAGCCTGGTGAGCGGGTTCTGGATCTGTTCTGTGGGTTGGGCAACTTTACCCTGCCTCTTGCACGCAGGGGCGCTCAGGTCGTCGGTGTGGAAGGCGATGATGCCATGGTAGCCCGGGGTCGGGAAAATGCTGAACTGAACGGGCTTGAGAACGTGTCCTTCCATGGCGCTGACTTGCATGGCGATTTTACAGGCCAGAGTTGGGCAAAAGAGGGATTTGATAAAATCCTTATCGATCCGCCGCGCTCTGGTGCCGAGGAAATCTGCAAATATCTGACCGCATTTAATGCGAAACGTATTGTGTATGTTTCCTGCAATCCCGCCACTCTGGCCCGGGACGCAGGAGTGATGGCGCAAAACGGGTATCGCCTTGTCCGCGCCGGTGTGATGGATATGTTTCCTCATACTACGCATGTGGAGTCCATGGCACTGTTTGAGCGGGACTCACACTGA
- the adk gene encoding adenylate kinase, which yields MRIIMLGAPGAGKGTQAQFITERFGIPQISTGDMLRAAVKAGSELGKQVKEVMATGGLVSDDIIIALIKERIQQPDCKNGFLLDGFPRTIPQAEALKDQGIVIDYVVEIAVDDEEIVNRLSGRRVHEGSGRIYHVKYDPPKTEGLDDETGEPLMQRPDDKEETVRKRLMIHHDQTAPLIGYYQELAKKQPDVAPEHVRVEGVGSLESIREQIHSSLK from the coding sequence ATGCGAATCATCATGTTAGGCGCGCCAGGCGCGGGGAAGGGGACTCAGGCCCAGTTCATTACTGAACGTTTTGGCATTCCCCAGATTTCTACCGGTGACATGCTTCGGGCAGCGGTGAAGGCCGGATCCGAGCTCGGCAAGCAGGTCAAGGAAGTTATGGCAACCGGCGGCCTGGTGTCTGACGATATCATTATTGCGCTGATCAAGGAGCGGATTCAGCAGCCGGACTGCAAAAATGGCTTTTTGCTGGATGGCTTCCCACGCACTATTCCGCAAGCTGAAGCCCTGAAAGACCAGGGTATTGTGATCGATTACGTTGTTGAGATAGCAGTGGATGACGAAGAAATTGTCAATCGCCTGTCTGGCCGGCGTGTGCACGAAGGCAGTGGTCGTATCTATCACGTTAAATACGATCCGCCCAAAACGGAAGGCCTGGACGACGAAACCGGTGAACCTCTGATGCAGCGTCCAGACGACAAGGAAGAAACCGTTCGGAAGCGTCTGATGATCCATCATGATCAGACCGCACCTTTGATTGGCTACTATCAGGAGTTGGCTAAAAAACAGCCAGATGTGGCGCCTGAACATGTGCGTGTAGAAGGTGTTGGTAGTCTGGAGAGCATTCGCGAACAGATTCACTCCAGCCTCAAATAA
- the relA gene encoding GTP diphosphokinase, with translation MVKVREDYAMTGDGQIDIDGWVQQIASQTHLDDVEQFRRACEKAAEIDLQAFREDRLWASGSSSFRTGIEMAQVLAGLRLDQASLVAAILYRAVREERVTLEVIRKEFGDEIAGLINGVQQMAAISSIHHPLKGNVLGQSEGQLDNVRKMLVTMIDDVRVALIKLAERTCAIRGVKNAPEEKRMRVAREVFDIYAPLAHRLGIGHVKWELEDLSFRYLHETAYKKIAKLLDEKRLDRDGYIRRVIDTLQSELKASGIDASLSGRAKHIYSIWRKMRIKGIDFSQVYDIRAVRILVPEVRDCYAALGIVHTLWRHIPNEFDDYVASPKENGYQSLHTAVIGPEGKVLEVQIRTHAMHEDAELGVCAHWLYKGTDKGNKSAGYDAKINWLRQVLEWQEELGDLSDLSDHLKSDVISDRIYVFTPEGHVVDLPQGATPVDFAYRVHTEIGHACRGAKVNGRIVPLTYPLKTGEQIFVLTSKNNAVPSRDWLNPSLGYIQTSRARAKVTHWFKEQNRERNITDGRAILEDEFRRLSLHDVDLGELAEKVNYHSAEDMFAAVGAGDLRPTHVANVAQQMLEPKSEQLDLKLSAQRRKPYDTESDIHILGVGKLKTQVAKCCKPLPGDAIGGYITVGRGVTVHSQDCLTFLNLQEFEPNRIIEVSWGGQQASVYPVDIEIEAYDRSGLLRDITQVLSSSKSDVVALHTVTNRDDNTATMVVKVEIHSLEQLARLLAKIRNLSNVIDVRRKRS, from the coding sequence ATGGTAAAAGTTCGCGAAGACTATGCAATGACTGGCGATGGCCAGATCGATATTGATGGCTGGGTTCAGCAGATCGCCTCGCAGACCCACCTGGATGATGTGGAGCAGTTTCGCCGGGCCTGTGAAAAAGCCGCTGAAATCGATTTACAGGCTTTCCGGGAAGACCGGTTGTGGGCGTCCGGTTCCAGCAGCTTCCGAACAGGCATTGAAATGGCTCAGGTGCTTGCCGGCCTGCGACTGGATCAGGCCAGCCTTGTAGCTGCCATTCTTTACCGGGCAGTGCGGGAAGAACGGGTTACCCTGGAGGTTATCCGTAAGGAATTCGGTGACGAGATAGCCGGTCTGATTAATGGCGTGCAGCAAATGGCGGCCATTTCTTCCATACATCACCCGCTCAAGGGGAACGTGCTCGGGCAGAGCGAAGGCCAGCTGGATAATGTCCGGAAAATGCTGGTCACCATGATTGACGATGTCCGCGTTGCCCTGATCAAGCTTGCGGAGCGTACCTGTGCTATTCGTGGCGTAAAGAACGCGCCGGAAGAAAAACGCATGAGGGTTGCCCGGGAAGTTTTTGATATATATGCGCCGCTGGCCCACCGCTTGGGTATCGGCCATGTTAAGTGGGAGCTGGAAGACCTCTCGTTCCGGTATCTGCATGAGACAGCGTATAAAAAAATTGCCAAGCTCCTGGATGAGAAGCGCCTCGACCGGGACGGGTATATCCGCCGTGTCATTGACACGTTGCAGTCAGAGTTGAAAGCCTCGGGTATAGACGCCTCTCTTTCCGGTCGAGCCAAACATATTTACAGCATCTGGAGGAAAATGCGTATAAAAGGCATTGATTTCTCCCAGGTGTACGACATAAGGGCGGTTCGGATTCTTGTTCCCGAAGTGCGTGACTGTTATGCCGCACTCGGGATTGTGCACACGCTCTGGCGTCACATTCCTAATGAGTTTGATGATTACGTTGCCAGCCCCAAGGAAAATGGCTATCAGTCGCTGCATACCGCAGTGATCGGGCCGGAAGGAAAAGTGCTGGAAGTTCAGATCCGCACCCATGCGATGCACGAGGATGCAGAGCTGGGCGTTTGTGCGCACTGGTTATATAAGGGTACGGACAAGGGTAATAAATCTGCGGGGTATGATGCCAAGATCAACTGGCTCCGGCAGGTGCTGGAATGGCAGGAGGAACTGGGGGATCTGTCCGATCTGTCGGATCATCTCAAGTCTGACGTGATCTCGGACCGGATATACGTTTTCACGCCCGAAGGCCATGTAGTTGATCTCCCCCAGGGTGCCACTCCGGTTGATTTTGCTTACCGTGTTCACACCGAGATTGGCCATGCCTGTCGTGGTGCCAAAGTGAACGGCCGGATTGTACCTCTGACATATCCCCTGAAAACCGGAGAGCAGATATTCGTTCTTACCTCGAAGAATAATGCTGTGCCCAGCAGGGACTGGCTCAACCCTAGTCTTGGCTATATTCAGACTTCACGGGCTCGGGCGAAGGTAACTCACTGGTTCAAAGAGCAGAATCGCGAGCGGAACATAACAGATGGTCGCGCTATTCTTGAAGATGAATTCAGACGTCTCTCGTTGCACGATGTGGATCTGGGTGAACTGGCTGAAAAAGTGAATTATCACAGTGCCGAAGATATGTTTGCTGCCGTAGGAGCCGGTGACCTTCGCCCAACGCACGTTGCCAATGTCGCCCAGCAAATGCTGGAGCCAAAGTCTGAACAGCTTGATCTGAAGCTGAGCGCTCAGCGGCGTAAACCCTACGATACCGAGTCTGATATCCATATTCTGGGTGTGGGCAAACTGAAGACTCAGGTAGCGAAGTGCTGCAAGCCACTGCCAGGAGACGCTATCGGCGGGTACATTACGGTGGGCAGAGGCGTGACTGTGCACAGCCAGGACTGTCTGACCTTTCTGAACCTGCAGGAATTCGAGCCCAACCGGATTATTGAGGTGAGTTGGGGTGGCCAGCAGGCTTCCGTCTATCCGGTGGATATCGAGATTGAGGCATACGACAGATCCGGTCTGTTGAGGGATATTACCCAGGTCCTGTCATCCTCAAAGAGTGATGTTGTGGCTCTCCATACAGTGACGAACCGTGACGACAATACCGCTACCATGGTGGTAAAAGTGGAAATACATAGTCTGGAGCAGTTAGCACGGTTGCTGGCCAAGATCCGTAACCTGTCCAATGTTATCGACGTCAGGCGCAAGCGCTCATGA
- a CDS encoding pilin assembly protein: MKIKDLVSYWDKHARGRLTRDAMFTALSDQHHRQLEKLAALYPLKSSQDLMRDLISAALDEIETNFPYVQGTEVVAHDEDGFEIYEDKGLTPEFVRLSQKHIKRLKARQLESAA, translated from the coding sequence ATGAAAATTAAAGATCTGGTCAGTTATTGGGACAAGCATGCAAGAGGCAGACTGACCCGGGATGCCATGTTTACGGCTTTGTCCGACCAGCATCACCGGCAGCTTGAAAAGCTGGCGGCACTTTATCCCCTCAAGTCTTCGCAAGATCTGATGCGTGATCTGATTTCTGCAGCCCTGGATGAAATAGAAACCAACTTCCCCTATGTTCAGGGCACAGAAGTAGTAGCCCATGACGAAGATGGCTTTGAAATATATGAAGATAAGGGGTTAACCCCCGAATTCGTGCGTCTGAGCCAGAAGCATATCAAACGCCTGAAAGCTCGCCAGCTCGAATCTGCAGCGTGA